CTGTCTCACAAGTTCTTCATGTATTCCCTGCTGTACGGTTTTCCATTCTCCAGAGCGAAAATCCGTTCAGCTTTCTGTACTGTTTTTAGGCGGTGTGCAATCATAATAACAGCTTTATCATTTGTCAAGTACCACCCACTGGTCATTAAAATAACAAATTACATATAATCAAACTTCTTCCGAAGATATATTCTGAGTAGCATGATACCCATATTAATGAGTATAAATAGCAAAATCAAATTCACCGGCAGATATTTTCTAGTTACATCCCCAAGCACTGCTATCCCTGAAAGGCTTCCAATCAAAAACATTTGTGAAATTTCGTTCCACATTTTTTTGTATTGTTTTATTGTTTCCATAATTATCACCATTATGATTCCCATTATGAAAAGCACAGCTACGATTGCCAGAATCCTGATAACCCATACTTCCCCACCTGTATATGCTATTTTCTGGTTAAATCCATTATCATAAGTTGGATATACCAGCCATTTACAAAATCGAACATACCACATGAATGGAGCCATAAAAAAATCTATGAAATCATGTTGAAAAGCACCATTCTGTAGAATTGCAAACAGGACTACCGTAATGTATCCCATTCCCCAGAAATATTCTATAGACTTCATGCTTTCCGTTCTGTCCTTTACTTCTTTTTTCGCTTTACGAATTTCCAGCTCAGCACGTTTCTTTTCGTTACGGGCTTTGGATTCTGCCTGCTCTATCTTTTTCTCTGCTTCTTTTTGTTTCTTCTGTGCTTCATCTACTGCTTCAACAGATGATTTATTAACCTGTATCTGCAATTTAGAGTTCTGGTCCCGAACGTCTTTTATTTCTTCTTCGAGCTGCTCTTGCTCGCTCCTGCTCTTCAAGCCGTTTCTGTTCCTCAAATCGTCGTTGTTCTTCTGAAGCGATTGATTCAGCTTCTGCGTTTCGGACAGTTCGGTTGTCAAACGATGAATTTCGTCGTTTAATTTCCGAATTTCGTCTTGCATTTCGTGATTCTCGAAGAATAGCTTCTGTTTTTCCATTTTCAGCTTGTGTGTCCTTTCCTGAAATTTCTGGATAAACTCGTTCATCTTCTGATTTCTCACCTGTAACTCGTCTCTCTCTTCCGTCACTAGCTCCAGTG
The sequence above is drawn from the Dorea formicigenerans genome and encodes:
- a CDS encoding DUF6040 family protein; protein product: MKSRSEQEQLEEEIKDVRDQNSKLQIQVNKSSVEAVDEAQKKQKEAEKKIEQAESKARNEKKRAELEIRKAKKEVKDRTESMKSIEYFWGMGYITVVLFAILQNGAFQHDFIDFFMAPFMWYVRFCKWLVYPTYDNGFNQKIAYTGGEVWVIRILAIVAVLFIMGIIMVIIMETIKQYKKMWNEISQMFLIGSLSGIAVLGDVTRKYLPVNLILLFILINMGIMLLRIYLRKKFDYM